The Pithys albifrons albifrons isolate INPA30051 chromosome 6, PitAlb_v1, whole genome shotgun sequence region ctcccctgcttgtgggtaaaacattttggtttttttcccctcaaactgagacattTCTCTGTGCTCTCATTAGGCTTTATTGCAGATCTCTGATTCATGTAGTTCATTAAATGGACTCAGATGGAGTTTCTAGAACTAAGTTTATACTCCTAGGACATTGGATCAACATAGCAGCAGCAAGCAATTACCAAGGCCCCTAGAACTCATCTGGAGAAGTAATTGCAAGAGTGCTGATGCATTAGACGTCAAAGAAACTCAGATATGGCTAAATCAGTATTATTAATTACATTTAGGTTTACAAAAAAAAGTTATCTGCCATTTTTagagtaattttaaaaaccaCTCAGTGCTATGAAGTAGGTATTTCCACTAATTTGTAGTACCACTTGCATTCTGAGTCTTCAGGAAGCCCATGTGTTAGCAGCTCCTAAACAGTAACTGTATCAGCTAGAGTTACATCATCCTCAGCTCTCTTAGTCTCGCGACACTCATGCCTAAAACACTAAAATCATGGAAACAATGAGGGAAATACTTACAAAATACATGGAGAAAAATACTACATATTTCAAGTCCTTATTTGCCTTGGGTCTGCATAGACATTTCTGTCTTTCCTAGAAAACATCAGTGGAAGGTGTTTGTTAAGTAAaaacaccccccacccccccccccagtaTTAGAGTACTTGTGTGAATCTGATCAGATACAAGTGCTACACAGCCtgttaaaggtaaaccagcaggagaaatgaacccagctcagaAGAGATTATAcatcagagttacaatttaataaaaatattacaataaatacaatgacacaagGAGAAATTGgctttaacccacaaaacccagcaccTTGGCGCGCAAACAGAATAGCGTGcattagcccttgtgctgagccccacataGTTCCCttgagtccaaaataaaaggaagggaaaaacctatTGGTACAGATGATGGTCATAGTCCTATTggggttctggtcctcctctgcatccaacgAGTAatccctgaggtcttcaaaccccaagattatatcccctcagatccaggtgggaccacccagtacctccccaaGGGctgggagttccacaatgggtgattcactctatgagtcatggggtattttggaactgttgctggcccattagcagatacacccctcaggctgggtgtggaggtgctaacaacttcctgaAGGGGAGTtaatcacagctcttatcttaCAGGCTTCTTCAACACTCAGCTCACAACCTGAggagttgggtgtgccctgggcagctgctgcaaatggtccattgttaatagttcatgggaaatgaatagagggtgtagaacacATAGCtctggtcacacccacacagtgataaactggtcccacctgctgaacgAGGACAGTCAGTGACATGCACCAAGTATCTAAGGAAAAATGTGGGAACAGGGCAATTGCATGGTGCTACTGCCCCCAAACTCTCGTGGCCCTCAGTAACTTCTGATGCATTGACACCCTGAGCCAGGGCTGTCACCCTTGAATTTAACAGCCATGatggatttctttttataaGGCTTATCTGAGTAAACAGAAAGAGGCTGTGTTTCAATTGTCTGAGGATGTTCTGCATTAACTAATTCTCACTACTTAGTGCTGGTTAGGGTGAGTGTCAGTTTTTGAGGGAAGGTAGGGCAGGAGATATTAGTTATGTCAATGCATGTGTGAAGAGGGAAAGCGGGAACTGGACCAAATTGCCCAGCTGGTATTGGACTGGGACCTGCATTTTACTCTCACATTACATTATCAAAGGAGAACCTAGGTAAGTCACACTGGGAGTTTTTTCAATCTGAATTATGTGTCAAATACTTTTGGGGCTGGACCTCCATTCTTTCAACTAGATTAAAGCAATATCTAACTTCTAAGGATAGCATGCCTGGAGATAGTAATGAATTTTCTACAGGAACAGTTTGAACAGAGAAGGCAGACTTATGGagcttaaaataatttatttgcagTATCTTTGGGGCAGGTGGAGGCTGATAAAAATTCTACTGGCTGCTATTGCCCCACACACAAGAGGAATCTGGCCTCCAAGTGAACTGCCTATGCATTCTGTACCCAGGGAGAAGGGGACCTGAGGAGTGGGACATGGGAGCCAGCATGCTAAGCAGAGAGCTGCCTAGGTTATCTAACATGCTAACAAAATGTTTAGTCCACTAATTTTAATGTGGAGGGAGGTACCTATATACCTCCTGGAGCTATGGCTGACCTGATTTGGGTGTCTTTCTGCCAAGAAGCAAAGCAGCACAGTTTTGTGGTTAATGtagctcctgctctgcttatTTTAGATGTGCTTTGAGTTCCCTGAAATATCCAAGGTGTCCTCAGTAAGATCAAACACTTCATTATTCCCATTTCTTTCTTGAGCTTTCTAGCTGAAGTTACTTCATTTGGTACAAATAATAAGTGCTTTTCCTTGGAGATGATAAAGGCGAGGAATAGAGCGATCAACAAATGATTTGTTGTAAACACAGACATAACACATGCAATTTTAGGTGGCATTAAAGGATTTATTCTTGATTAAGACTGAGGAGATATCATTACCGAAGTATGAAATACTGGTAATCTTTACTTAGAGTTGCAGGTGCAGTTATTTCATTGAACTATGTTCAATCAAAGACAAACTTAGACATGAAAACCTGCAGAAAACTGCTATGATAAGCAGGAAACAAACATAAAGTAGATAGAAATTGAAATTAAACGCACTTGACCCAGAATCTAGAAGGATACTAATGGGCGCTGAGAACTGTGTTCTAGAAGAGCATTAAAGCCAGGCAAGAAAAGCAGCATTGGTTTGGCACTGGCTAGACTTCTATAGATGATAAGGATGGAGAAGAAACAATTCTGGATTTGAGAAATGCACTTCTTCAAAGAGAAGACTTGAACACTCTGGTTAGTGCTTCTGCTACATTCCAGTGGAATAGATGCACAAGCTAAGAATTACCTCAGAGACCAAGTTAATATGCTGAGAGAGATTCTCCCCATCCCCCATTTCCTTCCTGCTCAGAATCTGAGAGTAGGCACAGCTAAAAGTGAAATTTGGAGCAAGATTTATGTCTAGTCCTAGCAGTGCTGACTTTTCTCTTTCACCTGCAAGTACATTACTGGATACTGCATTAGGATGCCTTTGCCTCCAAGTGAGATTTGCAGGGGATTGGGGTAGAGACACAAGTgtgattcctttttttccccctggcaTTTTGCAATGTCCTTCAGCTTTCCCTACCACTACATCGCAGATTCCTGAGGCTTTTTATGTcttgcactgatttttttctaatttgttgAAGGCTGGAAAGAGGGAGGAGTGCAGAGTGTTGCATCTGGGTGGCAAGTCCAGTGAGCTCTAGGGACTAAACCTTTGTGATAAGGTATTATTCTCAGTGTCTTGTGTGAACCTTCATTCATAAAAAGAgagtatcagaaaaaaatcagatctgACTGTTCTGCATCCTGCCTTTATCACTGGGGAGCAGCTGCACTCTCTATAGCCTAGTGAATACTATTCTTGTGTCTCATAAATCCACTCATGGATACTTGATGGCCTGACATTTTCAGTACTGTCCTAGGTGGCCTGGGGAACAGAGTTCAAATGCCTGCATGAAATTGGTCAGAGTAGAGACTCTAAGCTTAGATTTCCTACTTTTCAGGATATGGGATGTTCATGCAGAAGTCATGTAATCAGATCCTGCTCATGGTGGGTCTAACGAGATCAGGTTactcagtgctgtgtccagtcaGCTCTGAACATCTCCAAGACAAGATGTTTGTGTTGAGTGTGTGTGAAACCAAATCCCTTACGtaactaagaaaataataaattaaatttaggAGCCTGTTTCCTGCACAGTTAGTGAAGCAGTGCAGAAGCAGGAATTAAATACGGTAGATGGAGGCACTAGGGCCTTGGGCCGTACAACTGCCATGTTTAGTCAGTGGTAGAGTGCAGAAATGCAGCCTCTAAATACAGTCAAAATTTTCACTTGTCAAAGTCTTGTTGCCTTATATGGCACAAACACAAGGCATGCGGCAGCTAGAGAGTTCCAGAAGCTGTGTGTATGTCAGTTATGGCTGATGGCAAGACAACAGTCCATAGTAACAGTCTTAGCTGGGAGGACTATGGAGACACTGcagggggtgcagcagcagatCCACCAGGGTGTGAACAGTATTGGTAACAAAATCCTTGCTAATGGTCCACCAGGAACGGTGAGCAGGAATGTGCAGAATGCAAGTTTTACTGGGAAGTCATTGAAAACTCAGACCAAATAGTGGGAATAAAACCTATGAATTGGAGCTGTGCCCAAACATCATCCATATAAACTGTTCCTACAGACACAGTTGAGCTTACAGTAATGAGAAAACTAATTGCTAGAATCCAGTGTTTTCCTGTACCAAATCCAGATGCATCTTACTTTAATCCCCTTCAGACACAGTGAGGAAGAAGCGTTTATTAATGGGTGAGAATAGAGAGCTGCCTTGTACTGCACAAACCCAAACATCTCCATTCAGTGAATTTCAGTGGCAGATTCATTCCTTTGCTGTTGCCATGAATGGTACATTATATTTGCCCAACACTAAGTAACATCATAGCAGACAATACATTCAGTGTAGAAAACCTGAGAGAATTGACTATGACTGAAgtgtaaaataaatttctatttcAACAGATTTACTCTTGCCACTTATGTATAGCTAATACAAGTTATTTATCATTTTACCTTGAGACAAATGCTGAAGTCAACACTGCTGGACTTCAGAGGCAAGCTGGTACATAAGGCGAGTGGCTCAGATCCTCAACGAGGCTGAGAAAGATGCTGAGCATCTCTAGCCTCACCCATGGCCTGTCTCATCCTGGAGAATTGCTAAATTATGCTCCATGGTTCCCCAAATACTCCTTGCCCCCCATAACCTATGATAATGGTAAAACAATTTGTTTCAATGCTCACCAGAGTCTAGAAGACACTTAGAATCTTCATAGTAGCCAAAAAGCAGGAGCTTGAAATTACTCTGTCCTTGTAACGCAGCTCTCAATTCTACTGTTTATTACTGTTCTTGATGGATTATTTGAGTTTTCAATGTAGCTGAGTTTCGGTACAAGCAGGCCCTTAGTCGGGGGAAATTGCAAATGTGTGTAACTGTTTATGTACTCTAAAGCAAAGGAGCTGGAGCAGTGCATCATGAACTCACACAAATAGCTTGGCATATAGTAATGGTATCACAACCAGCAAATTTgcaacttttttcccttttctaatGCAAGTGAAAAATCTGGTGGTTCTTTCAACCAAAAAAATACTGTGGGCAGTCAAGCCTCCTCTTGCTCTAAACAGGTTTATTAGTTCCTAACAAAGATAACAAGGTGGTTTTGGCTACTACTTAGCTCTTTTCTCCCCTGTACGTGACAAGTGTTAAGCACAAGAACCAACTAATCTAACAATGGGGATGCTTCTTTCTTGCTCTGCTTATGATGCATTCTGATGAATGTCAGGATTTCAgtctattttaaaagaaagtgatGATGAAAATAACAGTAGACAAGTATTTTAACTACCTAGCTTATTTCCCCATCAAAACAGGAATACAAACTCACTTTTGCTTTTCACAACTGCCCTTCAGCATACTGAAGGAGGTTGCAGAATGGGATTTCTGTAAAAGAGAGATCCTGTTATTGTGGTGTCAAATAGAATTAAAATTCTAATCTTAGTGAGGTTACTCCCTGACCCAGTGCATTGCTGACTGGCAGAAGCATGCAGTGGCAGATAAACCAGTCCCTGATACGTATATACCAATTTATCTACCATGCTTGTTCTTGTTCTCAAAACCtcaggtgtttgttttttttaagtgaccAGCTACTCTGCTTGTTGGAGCTAACTGGCAGTCCTGTTCTTCCCTTGCCCACATCACCCAGGGTCTCTTTTGTACATAGCATGATGCAGCATTATGCCTTTCAACAGCAGGGAGCTGCTAGATCAGCTCAGCCATCTCACCAAACTTCACCCTATTATTTACTTAGTGAACAGCCATGCCAAGAGATGAGTTGTACTGATCTGGTCATGTGTCAACTTGAAATCCCTAACAGGCAGTTCAGAGACGGAGAGGACTTCCTTATTCCATGATTAACAAAGATTCCCTGGTTCATGGCTCCACAAGACATCCAGAAGTCAGGCAAGCTCAGTTCTCTGTGCTCTTGGGCAAATGAATGAGTACCAATCCAGCCATGCTTTCCTACCTGCTCTATTCTATTGGTCTAACGTGTCCTTCAATCCAAACCTTTTCTGTACAGCAAAATTACAAAGACATCAGCGTTCTAGATAGACAGGGGCAGATACAATTTTACAGTGTGTGCAAACAGTTAAGTCTTTAttctttgtaaagaaaaaaatgcagtttgggGCAGATTCCCATCAAAACAATCTGCTTTGGCTGTTCCTTATCAGCGGAAAGTTGTGAGTAGACTAATTCATGGGGCCTGTGATGTGACACATTCCACCTCCTCTTATCCATCACCTATTCCAGAGCAAACACACTGGAATTCAAATGCCTTGTATAAAGATCAAGTGTAGCGTGGAAGAGGGTTGCTGTGTTTTCCAAAGATCCCCAGGGAAGAGAGTATCAAGACTAGGCCAGAATTTGAACTGTTCTGTAATATAGCAAACAACTGTTGGTTCAGTCCACGTGACCTTTCAAGCCCTATTCCTTGGATAATAGGGAAAGaagatttgtgtttttttgcAAAACCCATAAAATTCAGCACTCAAATTTAACCAAAGGGTagtctttttatttcccattaGGACCATCTCAAGGACATAACTGAATGTTGGAAACCCCACAGAAGGGCACATACAGCAAATGTGGTGAAGTACAATGTGAACAGCCCCAGGGGTTCAAATAAAGTAGGACCATTAGCtaactggaggaaaaaaaccccaaattgaAACTCCACTGAAGATGTTGTACTCTCTTCTCCATTTACACTtcaaaaaaaagacaaattcaacAAAATCCTTTTATCTCTAACAGTACATTCAGTCCTGGCTAAAGAGTTTATCACGATGGCAACAGGATGACTATAATACAAAACGTTCACTACTACACTCTGTACACGCCTGTTGTCCAAGCCCTCCCCCAGACCCCTGtgatgatggtgccccattattTGCTGGCTTGCTGGGCCTGCCTGCGAAGGAGGACGTAGATCTTCTCCTTTATCCAGTCTTTATTGTACGGCTGGTATGTCTGAGTATCAGCACGGtaactagaaagaaaaaaagaaagaacgTCAGCCTGCCCTGTAGTACATTTACCAGAAGAACTTCACAAACAATTTAAGTGTCCTCAAGTGTATGAAGCAGAAAGTTGTGTAAAGAACATAAGTAATATCAGAGGTAGATGGAAATTGCCACTTATCCAATGGATTTATCCTGTTCCCTAAAAATCAGCAGATCAGTCTGACCCTGAAATAAAACTGGACGTTCCAAGGACTGTAAAACTACTGGATCACAGTGCATTCATATTTTAATTCACGAATACTTACAGGAGACAACAAATGGAGAATCTTAGTATTCCAGAGCTCAGAATGAAGAATAGTTCCACAGGAAATTATCTGATTTGTCTTAATGAGCCAAACACTTCTACACTACATCAAGTATTTATTTAAGTTTTCCAGTGTTCAATTTCTATCTggattttctgaaaattaataaaaccaaaatttttcAGGAGCAAAGGTAGACTCAGAGATTGATGACCCAGGATTCTTGCAGTTGGCAGCAAGAGCAAGGTTGCATCTAACAAGGACACTTCATAAAAAGCTAATGGAAAACAAGAACCCACAGATGCATTTCTTGCTGCTCAGGGATAGTTGATAACAGCAGTTCCCTAGCAAGGCTGAGAGAATTAAGTTACTCAGGACACGGTTGAATGGAAGCTGAAcaagactgaaaaattaaagcaaactGCATGAAGTTGCCTGTGTAGATTCATGGCCTCCTTTCTCCCTCAGTCATTAAAGCAGAATATTTTGTTCATGAAGATGGTACTTTCAGTGAATGCTTCTCGAACTACTTAAGTCCTGGTCAGTTTTTAAACTTTGGTATACGTATTTCTGACCAGGTAAGAAGGGTGAGATGGTCATTGGCAAGAAGCTGAGTAAACATTCGAATTTAATTCAATCCAGAACAATTTACAGATCTTACCCAAGGAAAACACCCTAAGCATATTGTTTCTAAGAAAGCTTTGTAATTTAAACCCCAGTATGACTGGTTCATGGCCAAAGAAAGAGTATCAGTGTATGCTGATACAGCAGTTCTTGTGCAGTTTAAGAATTGTTAGTTTCAAGAAAAGTTATGGATTTCTGTCCCCCACCCCCAAATCCATTCATAATGCTACACTGCAAGACTAGAGAGCAAGTACTTCAGGACTCTCCATGAACACAAGACATGTCTGATACACCTCGTGCTACTTGTGCCATCTGGTGGAAAACTGAAAGCTGCAGTAGAATTTGGCACAACACTGAGTTTACAAGCCCAATTAACAAAGGCTCAAGACTGTACCAGAAAACAGTTGCTACCTGGCCAGCTTCAGTCTGTTGGATAAACTGTGGGTTTCAAACTGCATCAGCACAGCACTGTAACACCTGAAGTTCAAACGTGGCAGTATGTCTGGGACAAGCTAACTCTGCAGAACCTGTAAGCCCATTGTACTTATTCTACTGAAAACTTTAGCAAAATGGCATTTGTAATAAGTCATTATCAGTAATAGACTCTGTGCTGTATATCagaatacaaaagaaaacatctgaTGCTCaggtttagaaaaaaattatttttaaatggaattaaCTAGCAAAGTCTGTTCACTGTGCAGCTACAGTAGTATTTGCACTAGGATTTCAGCTGCAGCAGTACAACTACAGGAATGTCTATACCAGAAACTCATTGGCttaaaaattttctgaaattttgcGATTCAAAAGCCAATAGTATGTATTTTGTTACCTGAATATGAGATTTGTATCCTTATTCCTACAGAATTTCTGCAAAGTTGATACCACTGTCATATTAAACCATTACCCTGAAATTTATGATATGGAAAGGGCTCAACACTGTAAGTTTTGTTATGGACAGTGAAATTTAACATTTGATTTCACAGTGCAGTCAGAATGGAAAGTACAGAAGACCATCATTGCTTGTCCACAATTCTGATGCAGAAGTGAGAACTGGCAATGTTTTCACCAGAGCACATAAACAATTAGCTAGGGCTCTCTGGAGGATCCATCTGTTCCTCAATCACTTCATTAGGATTTACAGAAACTTCCATCTTGCTCAAAATAACCAGTTGGCTGCAATGCACTTTCACAGACTTCTACTGTACCACTAGCACTGCCCTCAGCTGCAAGAAATTCTGTAACCATTCTGCCTCCTCGGGAGTCAGACCAACAGCACaaaggcacacacagccccagttTAAAGAGATTCCAACAGTAATAAAACAAGCAGCTCTGTTAAACTGTTGAATTTCAGTATCTGAGATGCTGTGAGCTTCAGTGTGACTAAAATCCAACTGGAATTGTCATTTTCTAAGACCTCCTTAGAGACACCTTATCTCAATGCAGTTAATTGGAGCAGGCAGCAAGTTATGGCAGCTACAATCCTGCCCCACCACAGTTACTGCAAAAAATGCTCACTGAAACATGGAAGAGTTTAGAGAGAGGACCTGTGACCTCCCTGAGCCAACGAAATGGATTTGTACAACTGAACTTACACAAGACAGCTGAGGTCTGCCAAGTCATCAATGAAGTCAAACAATTGGCTGATATCATATGTAATGGATGGACTGTTGGGATTCATTCTTTTCAGATGCTCTTCATACATTTTACAGACTCCTGCAGAGAAACAAGATTATCAATGCAATATCTAAAAGAACCAACTGTATTTGCTGAAACTGTTTCAGCTATTGATCAACAAATATAGGGCAAGTTTAGACATGACTACCATAAAAACATAGTCAAGattttgcagagctgaaattCT contains the following coding sequences:
- the ERH gene encoding enhancer of rudimentary homolog, with amino-acid sequence MSHTILLVQPTKRPEGRTYADYESVNECMEGVCKMYEEHLKRMNPNSPSITYDISQLFDFIDDLADLSCLVYRADTQTYQPYNKDWIKEKIYVLLRRQAQQASK